The following coding sequences are from one Virgibacillus necropolis window:
- a CDS encoding GntR family transcriptional regulator, with amino-acid sequence MNIRKIPIVTKILDLLGGIKIEKKESMKQYIYSQLKEAILTRKLAPGKQLVENTISETLNVSRTPIRSAINLLAGEGLVDIVPNKGAFVTNPSKEEILQAYELRKSLEIMAAERSMNNLTEDDYIEMKSIVIKEKAALDNKDIVRYLDANKDFHMIFSKKCENKFLTEFIEKLIKQTSIYLLLFDVYFEDSSQQPYGYKEHLEIIDLFKQKNLSQLKNCLRNHFDHAIDNLNIHNEYKKLDSIFETKLK; translated from the coding sequence AGTCCATGAAGCAATATATATATTCTCAATTAAAAGAGGCCATTTTAACAAGAAAGCTTGCACCCGGTAAACAACTAGTTGAAAATACTATTTCTGAAACACTAAATGTAAGTAGAACACCAATTAGAAGTGCAATAAATTTATTAGCTGGTGAAGGTTTAGTAGATATCGTCCCTAACAAGGGTGCCTTTGTTACAAATCCATCTAAGGAGGAGATTTTGCAAGCCTATGAACTACGAAAAAGTTTAGAAATCATGGCAGCTGAGCGTTCGATGAACAACTTAACCGAGGATGACTACATTGAAATGAAATCTATAGTTATAAAAGAAAAAGCTGCTTTAGATAATAAAGATATAGTCAGATATCTAGATGCCAACAAAGATTTTCATATGATTTTCTCTAAGAAATGTGAAAATAAGTTTTTGACTGAGTTTATCGAGAAGCTTATTAAGCAAACCTCTATTTATCTACTACTATTCGATGTCTATTTTGAAGATTCTTCACAGCAACCCTATGGTTACAAAGAACACCTTGAAATAATTGACTTATTTAAACAAAAAAATCTTTCACAATTAAAAAATTGCCTTAGGAACCACTTTGATCACGCAATTGATAACCTAAACATCCACAATGAATACAAGAAACTAGATTCAATATTTGAGACTAAATTAAAGTGA